A region of the Peromyscus leucopus breed LL Stock chromosome X, UCI_PerLeu_2.1, whole genome shotgun sequence genome:
aaaactaaaaacaatatCATTAGAACTGCTAATAGTAAAATAACACAACATTTATACAATTCTAACATCATAACAGGGGTTTTCTTCCACAGAAAGACTACAGGGATCACTCAAAGACAACACAGCTAAGAATTACTGGAACGTATCTGTACGAAAAGTCCAAAGAATGGTGAAGAGGTGCAGAAAATTTCTCCAAGCGACTTCTGAcagctccatctctctctctctctctctctctgctaagAAGCGCACTGGTTAATCAGGGCCAGTTCCacctggaagaaaaggaaaaaagaaaagaaaaaaaatgaccgaGTTAGAATAGCATGCGGAACATGAAGCACAGTCAGATTGAATTGAAAGATAAAAAGCATACTGGGAGGAGGTCAGCCAACCTTAGCTCCAGAGGCCTGCATAGTTGCCGTGGAGGCCTGAGGCCAGTGGTCCTCCACCCACGAAGAGCTTCATCTCCGGCCAGTTGTAGCAGTGAGTGTAGAGTGCGTTGGGGAAATCCTCTACACCAGCAACGTAATTCTCTAAGAGATCATCCTGGTTGATCCAACCGCTGCCACAGGTGAGCTTGAGCTTCCTTCCAGAGGGCACAGGAAACATGTCTGGACTGGCTGCAGATCTTTCCTCGAGGAACTTCTGGGCACGGACGTCATAGAAGAGCAGAGAACCGTGGCCTGTTCCCACGGTGACGATATGCTGGTGGACACTCAGAGAACGCACACCAGTGCCTCCCTCTCTGGAGCAGAGTGGCGGGATGTTCTGCCGGCCTTGGCGCAGATCCAGGAATGAAACATGAGACTGGGAACCCACAGCATAGAGGGCCAACTCATCACAGTAGGTGAGACACACGTTCTCTCGGCAGTAGGGCAGCCTTAGGGTCAGCAGCCTGGACAGGGTGCTCCGGACTTTCCACAGGTGGAAGTAGCCGTCCAGAGACACGGCTCCCAGCTCCTGGTTTTGGTTGTTGAATGCAAGGGCTCGCACTTTGCGGTTGCCTGGATTGGTAGTGGCTTTGGGGATGGCCTCCATATCTCTAGGACGGATGTGAGCATACACAGGAAGCCCCGCATCCTTGTGCCAAGCAATGCTGCCATTGAACATGTCGGGATCCACCCGCCAGAGTGCCACGGTGCCGTCGCGGGATCCACTCACAACCACCGTGTCACTCAACCACGCGATGGCGAAGATCCAGTCCCTGTGGCCCTGGCAATCTCCTAGGCACACGGGGTCTAGGGTGGGCAGCTGGTAGATTGCCAGGCTGTTGGGATTTTCCCCTCCGGTGGCCATGAGGGTCTTGGAGGGATTCAGCTCCACGGCATGAATGCCACAGGAGGGCGAGCCTTGGGCCATGTCGGGCACCCGGTCGCGCATCAGGGGAATGCGCATAATGTGGTCGGTCTTGACATCAACCACGAAGAGCGTGTTGCACTTGGTGCCACACACCACCTGCCTGGCATTGAGCCACTGCGACGCGAACACCTTGTTGAGGGGCCCAAGCGTCAGCTGGCGCTCCCTCAGCAGCTCGGGCAGCCTGACGACCCCGTAGCCGCGCAGGTCGCCCTCGAAGCCCGCCAGCCCCGGGTGGCCCTCGGCGCCCAGCGCGCGGCCCTTCAGGTAGTGCACCAGCGAGTGGCTCGCCGCGGGCCGCCGCGGCCTCTTGGCCAGCAGCAAGGGCCCCTCGGTTTGGCCTGCCTCGGCTGTCGCCATCGCCGCGGACGGGCCTGGCGCTGAAGAGGTCCCCGCGCCCTCCTCGACCTGAGCGGCTTTCCGCTTCCTGCTACCTGTTTGCTGAGGGGCCATGGTGGGCGGCGAGCGGTTGGAGGGCCCGGGCTGTGGCGTCTCCTGGGCTGCGGGAGAGGGCGGCGCCTCCGAGTCGGCCTGAAGCATGGGAGCGACCGCGAGCGGGAGCCTAGGCGAGcaagagagcgagcgagcgagcgagcggctGAGAGCCTGCGGAGTCCGGAGCGCGTTGGCGGCAAATGAGGTGAACGCGACGTGACCCAGCGAGCAACGCGAGGTCGGGCCGGAAAGAGCCGAGCGAGCTCGGAGAGATCCGGGCTAGGGCCGAAGGTGCGCCGAGAGCTAGCGCGGAGTCGCTCGGTGAGCCAGCTCAGCGTGAGGACTTCTGGGCCGGGAGCGACAAGTCCGCGGAGGATGAGGACAGCTGGGCGGGAGGGGGAGGCTCTGGGGGTGGCGTTGGACGAGGAGGTGGGGCGGGCTGACTATAAATGGCAGGCTTGATGGGAGGTGTGCAAGGGTGAGCCTTAGGGCTGGGAGATCGTGGATGGAGGGTAGCTTATGCCCAGCCAGAAGGGGGCGTTAGGTAGTAGTAAAGCCGAGAAGATATAAAAGtgacacaaaggctagaaaggTGCTTGGAGGAACAGGGAGACATTACTCTAGGGCCAGTCGCCCAACACCTTCCGGATCCAACAAGTCAAACGCAGCCACCCCTTCCACAGCAGCCAAATATCTTTCAAATCTCTACTCCAATAAAATCTGAAACccgccaggccgtggtggcgcacgcctttaatcccagcactcgggaggcagaggcaggcggatctttgtgagttcgaggccagcctgggctaccaagtgagttccaggaaaggcgcaaagctacacagagaaaccctgtctcgaaccccccccccaaaaaaaaaaatctgaaacccAACGTGTAATCAATCTTGAGATGAGACAGCCTTGATAATTATTCTCtgtggaagaaaacaaaagtgcTTTTAATCGAGGGAGACTCTTTTCTAAGGTCATACATTGAACTTGGCAGAAAA
Encoded here:
- the LOC114701524 gene encoding DDB1- and CUL4-associated factor 12-like protein 1, yielding MLQADSEAPPSPAAQETPQPGPSNRSPPTMAPQQTGSRKRKAAQVEEGAGTSSAPGPSAAMATAEAGQTEGPLLLAKRPRRPAASHSLVHYLKGRALGAEGHPGLAGFEGDLRGYGVVRLPELLRERQLTLGPLNKVFASQWLNARQVVCGTKCNTLFVVDVKTDHIMRIPLMRDRVPDMAQGSPSCGIHAVELNPSKTLMATGGENPNSLAIYQLPTLDPVCLGDCQGHRDWIFAIAWLSDTVVVSGSRDGTVALWRVDPDMFNGSIAWHKDAGLPVYAHIRPRDMEAIPKATTNPGNRKVRALAFNNQNQELGAVSLDGYFHLWKVRSTLSRLLTLRLPYCRENVCLTYCDELALYAVGSQSHVSFLDLRQGRQNIPPLCSREGGTGVRSLSVHQHIVTVGTGHGSLLFYDVRAQKFLEERSAASPDMFPVPSGRKLKLTCGSGWINQDDLLENYVAGVEDFPNALYTHCYNWPEMKLFVGGGPLASGLHGNYAGLWS